From Alteromonas sp. RKMC-009, one genomic window encodes:
- a CDS encoding AMP-binding protein, which yields MPDIFPLFTREAEDTIAYLTRPVDAAALNTGPVTASRFLSHVKQVAEALTCQGHAINLCENRYLFLVGLCAAVLRGTTTLLPPDKNIATQEQMNGDYGDCFIIHDGSEISAAIPAFNILSVKCPQTDSNDFSVPVIADDFLACISFTSGSTGKSKPNLKYWRTLHRSSLINYTFMIPDCEETLYQLATMPAQHMWGFETSALLPLFSKVCMSDAKPLFPQDILDTFAALPEPKQLVSTPVHLRALCAGMTSEVRAHSVLCATSPLTTELATEVEQKFNAPLREVYGCSEVGSMAVRRSAKEQAWFKFEGIDFAQDDGTTTVRAEHLPSDTVLQDFIEFKDDNHFVLSGRASDLIKIAGKRGSLFTINQTLLTFKGLEDGIVIHPESAGPVTRLVAIVSLKPGVEKAELVRFLQARVDSAFVPRPVYVVDALPREPNGKLLRKNIDALHASLKKKR from the coding sequence ATGCCTGATATTTTTCCCCTTTTTACCCGTGAAGCAGAAGACACAATTGCTTATCTGACCCGGCCTGTCGATGCTGCGGCTCTCAATACCGGGCCGGTTACTGCCTCCCGCTTTCTTTCTCATGTGAAGCAGGTCGCAGAAGCTCTGACCTGTCAGGGTCATGCGATTAACCTGTGTGAGAACCGTTACCTGTTTCTGGTGGGACTGTGTGCCGCTGTTCTACGGGGCACGACAACCTTGTTACCGCCGGATAAAAATATCGCCACCCAGGAGCAGATGAACGGGGACTACGGGGATTGTTTTATCATTCACGACGGGAGTGAAATCAGTGCCGCTATCCCTGCATTTAATATTCTGTCGGTGAAATGCCCGCAGACTGACAGCAACGACTTTTCTGTACCCGTCATTGCGGATGATTTTCTGGCCTGCATCAGTTTCACTTCCGGCTCTACCGGAAAATCAAAGCCTAATCTCAAATACTGGCGCACCTTGCACCGCAGCAGCCTGATCAACTACACTTTCATGATCCCGGATTGTGAAGAGACCTTGTATCAATTGGCCACCATGCCGGCGCAACACATGTGGGGTTTTGAAACTTCCGCGTTGCTGCCGTTATTCAGCAAAGTGTGCATGAGTGATGCAAAACCCCTGTTCCCGCAGGACATTCTGGACACCTTTGCAGCTCTGCCGGAACCCAAACAACTGGTTTCCACCCCTGTACATCTGCGGGCGCTGTGTGCCGGCATGACCTCTGAAGTCCGCGCCCATTCCGTACTGTGCGCCACCTCCCCGCTGACCACTGAACTGGCCACCGAAGTGGAGCAGAAATTCAACGCGCCGTTAAGAGAAGTCTACGGTTGCAGTGAAGTGGGTTCGATGGCGGTACGACGTTCTGCCAAAGAACAAGCCTGGTTCAAATTTGAAGGCATTGATTTTGCGCAGGACGACGGTACCACCACGGTGCGCGCTGAACATTTGCCCTCAGATACCGTACTGCAAGATTTCATTGAATTTAAAGATGACAATCACTTTGTGTTGTCTGGCCGTGCAAGCGACTTGATAAAGATTGCCGGTAAACGGGGTTCACTGTTTACCATTAATCAAACGCTGCTGACGTTTAAGGGCCTGGAAGATGGTATTGTGATTCATCCTGAATCAGCCGGACCGGTTACCCGCCTTGTCGCCATTGTGTCGCTGAAGCCCGGCGTGGAGAAAGCGGAGTTAGTGCGCTTTTTACAAGCCCGTGTAGACAGTGCTTTTGTGCCGCGACCTGTGTACGTGGTAGATGCGTTGCCCCGTGAACCCAACGGTAAGCTGCTCCGCAAAAACATTGATGCGCTTCATGCTTCACTGAAAAAGAAAAGATAA
- a CDS encoding beta-ketoacyl-ACP synthase yields the protein MNNNNDRRVVITGAGVVSALGDDWSQVKSALQSMKSAVCYMEDWKKYDGLGTYLAAPVHDFALPDHYTKKKKRSMGRVAQMGVLATERALTDAGLTDEPVIRSSATGVAYGSATGSSEAALEFAPMLENFSTSRINSSTYLRMMNHTAAVNISVYFGTQGRMYTTSSACTAGSQAIGYAYEAIKFGQQDVMIAGGAEELCPSQAAVFDTLFAASTKNDTPEATPRPYDRDRDGLVLGEGACTLILESYEHAKARGANILAEVSGYATNTDGAYLVKPNPETVQRVMASAMKDAGVTADDIGYVSAHGTATQHGDIVESHATYQVVGAKPVSSLKSYTGHTLGACGSFEVWATVNMMKENWFAPTLNLDNVDPECAPLDYIRQECREIKTDCFMSNNLAFGGINTSLIIKRV from the coding sequence TTGAATAACAATAATGACAGACGGGTTGTGATTACCGGAGCCGGTGTAGTGTCTGCACTGGGTGATGACTGGTCGCAGGTAAAATCTGCGCTTCAGTCGATGAAGTCAGCAGTATGCTATATGGAAGACTGGAAAAAGTATGACGGTCTTGGCACCTATCTGGCGGCCCCCGTCCATGACTTTGCCTTGCCTGACCACTACACCAAAAAGAAAAAACGCAGTATGGGCCGTGTTGCCCAAATGGGTGTGCTGGCGACTGAGCGGGCGCTGACTGATGCCGGCCTGACAGATGAGCCGGTGATCCGCTCTTCTGCGACGGGGGTGGCTTACGGTTCCGCCACAGGCAGCAGTGAAGCAGCACTGGAATTTGCCCCTATGCTGGAGAACTTTTCGACTTCCCGCATCAACAGCAGCACCTATCTGCGCATGATGAACCACACCGCTGCTGTTAACATCAGTGTGTATTTTGGTACTCAGGGTCGCATGTACACCACTTCGAGTGCCTGTACGGCGGGTAGCCAGGCGATTGGCTATGCGTATGAAGCCATTAAGTTTGGTCAGCAGGATGTAATGATTGCCGGTGGCGCAGAGGAATTGTGTCCCTCCCAGGCAGCGGTATTTGACACCTTGTTCGCGGCCAGCACCAAAAATGATACTCCGGAAGCCACGCCCCGGCCTTACGATCGCGATCGTGATGGTCTGGTACTGGGTGAGGGGGCGTGTACCCTTATTCTTGAATCTTACGAACATGCCAAAGCCCGTGGTGCGAACATCCTCGCAGAAGTCTCGGGTTACGCCACCAATACCGACGGCGCTTATCTGGTTAAACCTAATCCGGAAACGGTGCAACGTGTCATGGCCTCAGCCATGAAAGATGCCGGTGTAACCGCTGATGACATTGGTTATGTATCGGCACACGGTACGGCAACGCAGCATGGTGATATTGTGGAAAGCCACGCCACCTATCAGGTTGTGGGTGCTAAGCCAGTCAGTTCACTGAAAAGCTATACCGGCCATACGTTGGGTGCTTGCGGCTCATTTGAAGTGTGGGCGACCGTTAATATGATGAAAGAAAACTGGTTTGCACCCACATTGAATCTGGATAACGTTGATCCAGAGTGTGCGCCGTTGGATTACATCCGCCAGGAATGCCGCGAAATCAAAACCGATTGCTTTATGAGTAATAACCTTGCCTTTGGCGGTATCAATACCTCGTTGATTATAAAGCGGGTTTAA
- a CDS encoding 4'-phosphopantetheinyl transferase family protein yields the protein MSQLQSYLSEDEKLRMAGFRKQESQHRFLAARGALRLILAGLQKAGDPADMRFSVNGHGKPFLTTNPEDLHFNLSHSGDLILIAITRGRECGVDIERRNSARNFNELADFYFHPCERDVISAAKGDADIMYRFYTLWSLKEAFIKAEGKGMAIAGDSFYFSGIDSLQPEVVTTAGSQTSGRHWLFSCEFYRQDYSMALAVEKINERDITVKRQRLVFD from the coding sequence ATGTCTCAATTGCAGTCGTATTTGTCTGAAGATGAAAAGCTGCGCATGGCAGGTTTTCGCAAGCAGGAAAGCCAGCACCGCTTTCTGGCAGCACGCGGTGCGCTCAGGCTCATTCTGGCCGGATTACAGAAAGCCGGCGATCCGGCTGACATGCGGTTCAGTGTCAACGGCCACGGCAAACCATTTCTCACAACAAACCCGGAAGATCTGCACTTTAATCTTTCCCATTCCGGTGACTTGATCTTAATTGCTATTACCCGTGGACGTGAGTGCGGTGTCGACATTGAACGGAGGAACAGCGCCCGCAATTTTAATGAACTGGCGGATTTTTACTTTCACCCGTGTGAACGTGATGTAATCTCAGCGGCAAAGGGCGATGCAGACATCATGTATCGCTTCTATACACTCTGGTCTTTAAAGGAAGCTTTCATCAAAGCGGAGGGTAAAGGTATGGCCATTGCCGGAGACAGCTTTTACTTTTCCGGTATTGATTCTTTGCAGCCTGAGGTAGTGACAACTGCGGGTTCTCAGACCAGCGGCCGGCACTGGCTATTCAGTTGTGAGTTTTACAGGCAGGATTACAGCATGGCCCTTGCCGTTGAAAAAATAAATGAAAGGGATATCACGGTTAAACGGCAACGCCTGGTCTTCGATTGA
- a CDS encoding ApeP family dehydratase, translated as MSQETRFDSRLFELIPHRPPMLLINEVLDVTETSSASRTYVDDESPFFEAGKGVPAWIGLEYMGQTAALIAGHQLALGKVTPHLGFLLGTRSFKTHCDYFAPGKYTVRCEEKALVGDGLATFDCFIENEPQDGSEVQCLATASLSVFRRPV; from the coding sequence ATGTCGCAGGAAACCCGTTTCGACAGCCGGTTGTTTGAGTTAATTCCTCACCGTCCGCCCATGTTACTGATTAACGAAGTACTGGATGTCACCGAAACCTCATCGGCATCGCGCACGTACGTAGATGACGAAAGTCCGTTTTTTGAAGCCGGTAAGGGCGTACCTGCCTGGATTGGTCTGGAATACATGGGCCAGACTGCCGCACTCATTGCCGGTCATCAGCTCGCGCTGGGGAAAGTTACGCCGCACCTGGGGTTTCTGCTCGGAACGCGCTCATTTAAAACCCATTGCGATTACTTCGCGCCGGGTAAGTACACGGTGCGCTGTGAAGAAAAAGCGCTGGTGGGTGACGGGCTTGCAACGTTCGATTGCTTCATTGAAAATGAGCCGCAAGACGGTAGCGAAGTGCAGTGTCTGGCTACGGCGAGTTTGTCGGTATTCCGCCGGCCTGTTTAA
- a CDS encoding phosphopantetheine-binding protein, with translation MATQTESELKMAQLLVEALNLEDMEAEEIDPEDQLFGDGLGLDSIDALEISLAISKEYGVQIKAEDEGTREAFETLRSLTAFVEKNK, from the coding sequence ATGGCTACACAAACAGAATCCGAATTAAAAATGGCTCAGCTTTTGGTTGAAGCACTCAACCTTGAAGACATGGAAGCGGAAGAAATTGATCCGGAAGATCAATTATTCGGTGACGGTCTGGGACTCGATTCTATTGATGCGCTGGAAATTTCATTAGCGATATCAAAAGAATACGGCGTGCAAATTAAAGCTGAAGACGAAGGTACACGCGAAGCGTTCGAGACCTTACGCAGCTTAACCGCATTTGTTGAAAAGAATAAATAA
- a CDS encoding NAD(P)/FAD-dependent oxidoreductase has translation MMDQTNTDIIIAGGGLAGMSLALQLLNRDDTYAITIIEKNTFPVHDTTAKVGESTVEIGAHYFTDVLGLKDHFKEKHLRKYGLRLFFGKVQNDYSDYDELGVSELFGIPAYQIERGTLENYLYTMLKEKGVVFLDGAVPEDIELGDKNHTVVCRRGDDTITVQGRWLVDAAGRQALLRNKLNLQTETGHQGNAVFFRINKRVIIDEWSDNEAWQNRVLEPGKRWLSTNHLMGPGYWVWIIPLASGATSFGIVMDDKALADSKISTFEDTMAWLQQEHPLCAEAIEGAELLDFKVMQGYSYGCKQMFSDSGWAMTGEAGAFADPFYSPGSDFIALNNTFVTHLIERDRKGQDIRFEAALFHKFYDSFFENTLSIYKDQYGGFGDRKMMSIKLVWDYTYYWGVFALLFFTDAIGDLDTMRKITPNLLKTQKLNKKMQMLLAERAQKRLVLPAKGSFMDQFLVPCLGELNDVLKNPDIDVEMALEKNIAIMQKIVPYFEDMLSDEATTQIDDEERAVLGNYRQSVLA, from the coding sequence ATGATGGATCAGACGAATACGGACATTATCATCGCCGGTGGCGGGCTGGCAGGCATGAGCCTGGCGCTGCAACTGCTTAACCGCGACGACACTTACGCCATAACTATTATTGAGAAGAACACCTTTCCGGTACACGACACCACGGCAAAAGTGGGGGAGTCTACGGTTGAAATTGGTGCGCACTACTTTACCGATGTACTTGGCTTGAAAGACCATTTCAAGGAAAAGCATCTGCGTAAGTACGGCCTCAGGCTGTTCTTCGGAAAAGTGCAAAACGACTACAGCGATTATGATGAACTGGGCGTAAGCGAGCTTTTCGGTATTCCGGCTTATCAAATTGAACGTGGCACGCTGGAAAACTACCTCTACACCATGCTGAAAGAAAAAGGCGTGGTATTTCTTGATGGCGCAGTGCCAGAAGACATTGAACTGGGCGATAAAAATCACACTGTGGTTTGCCGTCGCGGTGACGACACGATTACCGTTCAGGGGCGTTGGTTAGTCGACGCAGCGGGCCGTCAGGCGTTACTACGAAATAAGCTGAACTTGCAGACTGAAACCGGCCATCAGGGCAACGCGGTTTTCTTCCGCATCAATAAGCGAGTCATTATCGATGAATGGTCTGATAATGAAGCCTGGCAAAATCGTGTCCTCGAACCGGGCAAACGCTGGTTAAGCACCAATCATCTGATGGGCCCGGGTTACTGGGTGTGGATTATTCCCCTTGCATCCGGCGCCACCAGCTTTGGTATCGTCATGGACGATAAAGCGCTGGCCGACAGCAAAATCAGCACCTTTGAAGACACCATGGCATGGTTACAACAAGAACATCCACTGTGCGCAGAGGCCATTGAAGGGGCGGAACTGCTCGACTTTAAAGTCATGCAAGGCTATTCCTACGGCTGCAAGCAAATGTTCTCAGACTCTGGCTGGGCCATGACAGGTGAAGCCGGCGCCTTTGCTGACCCTTTCTATTCACCGGGCAGCGATTTCATCGCACTGAATAACACCTTTGTTACCCATCTTATCGAGCGTGACAGGAAAGGGCAGGACATTCGTTTTGAAGCGGCCTTGTTCCACAAGTTTTACGACTCGTTCTTTGAGAACACTCTATCAATTTACAAAGATCAGTATGGCGGTTTTGGCGATCGTAAGATGATGTCGATAAAGCTGGTCTGGGATTACACCTATTACTGGGGTGTGTTTGCCTTGCTGTTTTTCACCGACGCTATCGGCGACTTAGACACCATGCGTAAAATTACCCCGAACCTGCTGAAAACCCAGAAGCTGAATAAGAAAATGCAGATGTTGCTGGCTGAAAGAGCACAGAAGCGTTTGGTTTTACCCGCCAAAGGCAGCTTTATGGATCAATTCCTGGTGCCTTGTCTGGGCGAGCTCAACGACGTATTGAAAAACCCGGATATTGATGTGGAAATGGCACTGGAGAAGAACATTGCCATTATGCAGAAAATTGTCCCGTACTTTGAAGATATGCTGAGCGACGAAGCGACCACGCAGATTGATGATGAAGAACGGGCGGTGCTGGGCAATTACAGGCAAAGCGTGCTGGCGTGA
- a CDS encoding ApeI family dehydratase, with protein MTDIHALKALFNAQEGPDITAVNMGEASAEITLKVSEDLAWFDGHFPDHKVLPGVVQIDWAGKLAKALFVSDSRFHQLTNIKFKTMVMPGAKMQLTLNHNAAKGSVSFHFSNETDSFSTGSFKFSAS; from the coding sequence ATGACTGATATACATGCGTTGAAAGCACTGTTTAACGCGCAGGAAGGGCCGGATATTACGGCCGTAAATATGGGTGAAGCGTCTGCTGAGATTACGCTTAAGGTAAGCGAAGATCTTGCCTGGTTCGACGGTCACTTTCCTGATCATAAAGTGCTGCCCGGTGTGGTGCAGATAGACTGGGCGGGAAAGCTGGCAAAAGCGTTGTTTGTCAGCGATAGCCGTTTTCATCAACTCACCAACATCAAATTCAAAACCATGGTCATGCCGGGTGCAAAGATGCAGCTCACGCTCAATCACAATGCAGCTAAAGGCAGTGTGTCGTTTCACTTCTCCAACGAAACGGACTCATTCTCCACGGGCAGTTTTAAGTTTTCCGCATCATGA
- a CDS encoding beta-ketoacyl-ACP synthase has product MKIDIIDYESCSAAGVNLSALRTSLKQHKSGLIKNNLPGSDLDTWIGIVEQINGVDDLGQWQSRNNALAALGYEQGTIRHTVSALISKYGAARIGLVMGSSTSSIDRTEEAYTKLNSDNELTEAFRQPFVHNPHAPALFAAHLSGIKGPSLTINTACSSSAKVFATGARWLETGIVDAVLVGGVDTLCLSVLHGFNSLQLLSPNPCKPFDQHRDGINLGEASGFAVLQRAGENDNGRGITLAGYGESSDAHHMSHPHPDGLGARLSMTQALKRAALSPESVDYINLHGTSSRANDLIEGKLISELFPASVRCSSTKAWMGHTLGAAGITEAIIAMDTLHTNVIPGSKNLETLDEALDLSIKATDEEKVCQHVMTNSFGFGGNNCTLLFSRAE; this is encoded by the coding sequence ATGAAAATAGATATCATCGATTACGAATCCTGTTCGGCGGCCGGGGTTAATCTCAGCGCCTTACGGACTTCGCTCAAACAGCACAAAAGCGGCCTGATTAAGAACAACCTGCCAGGTTCAGATCTGGACACCTGGATTGGCATTGTTGAGCAAATCAACGGGGTGGACGACCTGGGTCAATGGCAAAGCCGGAACAATGCCCTGGCTGCATTAGGTTATGAACAGGGCACGATTCGCCATACGGTTTCAGCGTTAATCAGCAAATACGGCGCTGCCCGCATTGGTTTAGTTATGGGATCGAGTACATCCAGTATCGACCGTACTGAAGAAGCCTATACCAAACTCAACAGCGACAATGAGTTAACCGAAGCTTTCAGGCAGCCGTTTGTGCATAATCCTCATGCACCTGCCTTGTTTGCTGCTCACCTTTCCGGCATCAAAGGCCCTTCACTCACGATTAACACCGCGTGCTCTTCTTCCGCCAAAGTGTTTGCCACCGGCGCCCGCTGGCTGGAAACCGGTATTGTTGATGCGGTGCTGGTAGGCGGCGTGGATACGCTGTGTCTGAGTGTGCTGCACGGTTTTAATTCGCTGCAGCTACTGTCGCCGAACCCGTGCAAGCCTTTCGATCAGCACCGCGATGGGATTAACCTGGGTGAAGCATCCGGTTTTGCCGTACTCCAGCGCGCGGGTGAAAATGACAACGGCCGGGGCATTACGCTGGCCGGTTATGGCGAAAGCTCAGATGCACACCATATGTCGCACCCGCATCCTGATGGATTAGGCGCCAGATTGTCGATGACACAGGCGCTGAAACGGGCGGCATTGTCTCCTGAGTCGGTGGACTACATTAACCTTCACGGCACATCCAGCCGGGCTAACGATTTAATTGAAGGAAAGCTGATTTCCGAATTGTTCCCTGCGTCTGTACGTTGTTCATCGACCAAAGCCTGGATGGGACATACCCTGGGCGCAGCCGGTATTACCGAAGCCATTATTGCCATGGACACCTTGCACACCAACGTGATCCCGGGTTCGAAGAACCTGGAAACGCTGGATGAGGCACTGGATTTATCCATTAAAGCCACAGACGAAGAGAAAGTGTGTCAGCACGTGATGACCAATTCATTCGGCTTCGGTGGTAATAACTGTACACTTTTGTTTAGCAGGGCAGAGTAA
- a CDS encoding chorismate transformation enzyme, FkbO/Hyg5 family, translating into MLKQHFCSTPAKALQSREDVLAVMPLINQCEPFGNGLIATGLEEAGSEAVNEVWTVKGKVTRGQTGRCYWSETDDVICVAHWLTKDECGDIEQHTKTAYGAILGVLDEKGFAHPFRFWNYLPAINAGDGDHEVYKKFCTGRLKAFEEAGISPQAFPAASALGHHNDGAVFYVFASRIKPRHYNNHHQVNAYEYPRQYGISSPSFARATALTLNDSHFLFISGTASITGHQTLGEGDIEKQLTVTMGNIRHLLDTANPEQCPLSAFKVYVRHEKDVAYIRDWLSSHYPDVEAVYTLADICRKDLLVEIECFCA; encoded by the coding sequence ATGTTAAAACAGCATTTTTGTTCCACCCCCGCCAAAGCTCTGCAATCCCGTGAGGATGTTCTTGCGGTAATGCCTCTTATCAACCAGTGTGAACCTTTCGGGAATGGCCTGATTGCAACAGGGCTTGAAGAAGCGGGCTCTGAAGCAGTCAATGAAGTGTGGACGGTAAAGGGCAAAGTGACCCGTGGCCAGACCGGACGTTGTTACTGGTCTGAAACGGACGATGTAATTTGCGTTGCACACTGGCTGACAAAAGATGAATGCGGCGATATTGAGCAACACACGAAAACCGCCTACGGGGCAATTCTGGGGGTGCTGGATGAGAAAGGATTCGCGCATCCGTTCCGCTTCTGGAATTATCTGCCGGCGATAAATGCCGGTGACGGCGACCATGAGGTGTATAAAAAGTTTTGTACCGGTCGTCTGAAAGCATTTGAAGAAGCCGGTATTTCCCCTCAGGCTTTCCCCGCTGCATCAGCGTTGGGACATCATAACGATGGAGCTGTATTTTATGTTTTCGCCAGCCGGATTAAGCCGCGGCACTACAATAATCACCATCAGGTAAACGCCTACGAATACCCCCGCCAGTATGGTATTTCCAGTCCCTCATTTGCCCGTGCTACAGCATTGACACTGAATGACTCTCACTTTTTGTTTATCTCAGGAACGGCCAGCATTACAGGCCATCAGACCCTGGGAGAGGGAGATATTGAAAAGCAGCTCACTGTGACCATGGGAAATATCCGCCATTTGCTTGATACAGCGAATCCGGAGCAGTGCCCGTTGTCAGCCTTTAAAGTCTATGTCCGTCACGAAAAGGATGTCGCCTATATCCGAGACTGGCTGAGCAGCCATTACCCTGACGTTGAAGCGGTGTACACCCTGGCCGATATCTGTCGTAAAGACTTGCTGGTTGAAATCGAATGTTTCTGTGCCTGA
- a CDS encoding LpxL/LpxP family acyltransferase produces the protein MTTSDKTSEQQAHWSQTREAGTMAAMRLVFFIYRLCGRKVFSIIMYPVALYFVLCRKEQREASLQYLTAHYRFKPEIWQSKPGYRHVLLHFKTFAEVILDKMLGWLDEISEKDFVLSSPENIEALHNDDRGQLIIGSHFGNLEFCRGFMHRYRSKVINILVYDKHAGNFVKMMQDENNESRLNVFQVDEFDVTTIMMLKEKIDAGEWVFIAGDRVPLSGLERTVDVQFLGEHAPLPIGPYMLAKALACPVKLMFAYRCEASDNKVLFDVAPLCDKLQINRKTRQQDLQHYAQQFASKLEEHCLNAPYQWFNFYDFWQPGDTTLLTAVTTEEGK, from the coding sequence ATGACTACGTCAGATAAAACTTCAGAACAGCAGGCGCACTGGTCGCAAACCCGTGAAGCCGGCACCATGGCAGCCATGCGACTGGTGTTTTTTATTTACCGGCTGTGCGGCCGCAAAGTGTTTTCAATCATCATGTATCCGGTGGCGCTGTATTTTGTGCTGTGTCGTAAGGAGCAGCGTGAGGCATCGCTGCAATACCTGACCGCTCATTACCGGTTTAAGCCTGAGATCTGGCAAAGTAAGCCGGGTTACCGTCATGTGCTGCTGCATTTCAAAACCTTTGCTGAAGTGATTCTGGATAAGATGCTGGGCTGGCTGGATGAAATCTCAGAAAAAGACTTTGTACTCAGCTCGCCGGAGAATATCGAAGCCCTGCACAACGATGACAGAGGGCAGCTTATAATCGGTTCTCATTTCGGTAACCTGGAGTTTTGCCGGGGCTTTATGCACCGTTACCGCAGCAAGGTCATCAACATATTGGTTTACGACAAGCACGCCGGCAACTTCGTTAAAATGATGCAGGACGAAAATAACGAATCCCGTCTTAATGTCTTTCAGGTTGATGAGTTTGATGTCACCACCATCATGATGCTGAAGGAAAAAATTGATGCCGGCGAGTGGGTGTTCATTGCCGGCGACCGTGTTCCCCTGAGTGGCCTGGAACGCACCGTTGATGTTCAGTTTCTGGGTGAACATGCGCCACTGCCCATCGGTCCCTACATGCTTGCAAAAGCGCTGGCGTGTCCGGTTAAGCTGATGTTTGCTTATCGCTGTGAAGCGTCAGACAATAAGGTGTTGTTTGATGTGGCACCTTTGTGTGACAAATTGCAAATCAACCGCAAGACCCGCCAGCAGGACTTACAGCATTATGCGCAACAGTTTGCGTCTAAACTGGAAGAGCATTGCCTGAACGCACCGTATCAATGGTTTAATTTTTATGATTTCTGGCAGCCCGGCGACACCACGTTATTAACAGCGGTTACCACAGAGGAAGGGAAGTAA
- a CDS encoding beta-ketoacyl synthase chain length factor has protein sequence MQTKALKCKIAGTGAWGSYFENWSALQALLGGADLPEAKLKSPKPGIIPANERRRAPLPVKLAVESSWQATQDAGVEPNTLTCVFVSGLGDTDLTDYMCKTLASEHKELSPTKFHNSVHNAPAGYWTISTGTMSAANSVAGYEKSVSLTILEAMIQCETENVPMLLTFYDAPVADILTPVLPNQETFAFSLVIYPHDADVEGKVLTAMVNQQEDASWPALNAGSTYLTEMYAQNPAAKVLCVAELLNQPDGQITIPLSSGTSLTLACER, from the coding sequence ATGCAGACAAAAGCACTGAAATGTAAAATTGCAGGCACCGGTGCCTGGGGCAGCTACTTTGAAAACTGGTCTGCACTTCAAGCGCTGCTCGGTGGCGCAGACTTGCCCGAAGCAAAGCTGAAAAGCCCGAAACCCGGTATTATTCCCGCCAATGAAAGACGCCGTGCCCCGTTGCCGGTTAAGTTGGCGGTTGAGAGTTCATGGCAGGCGACGCAAGATGCCGGTGTTGAGCCCAATACGCTTACCTGCGTGTTTGTCTCTGGCCTGGGCGATACCGACCTGACCGACTATATGTGCAAAACATTGGCGTCTGAACATAAAGAACTGTCTCCGACCAAGTTCCATAACTCGGTACACAACGCGCCGGCCGGCTACTGGACTATCAGTACGGGCACCATGAGCGCGGCCAATTCTGTTGCCGGATATGAAAAGTCGGTGTCGCTAACCATTCTTGAGGCCATGATTCAGTGCGAAACTGAAAACGTGCCCATGCTGCTCACGTTTTATGACGCGCCGGTGGCAGATATTCTGACGCCTGTGTTGCCTAATCAGGAAACCTTTGCGTTTTCACTGGTGATTTATCCACACGATGCCGACGTGGAAGGCAAAGTGCTTACAGCAATGGTAAATCAGCAGGAAGATGCAAGCTGGCCGGCACTCAATGCCGGCAGTACGTATCTCACAGAGATGTACGCTCAGAACCCGGCGGCAAAGGTATTGTGTGTTGCTGAGCTGTTGAATCAACCTGACGGGCAGATCACCATTCCGCTAAGCAGTGGAACCAGTCTCACTTTAGCTTGTGAAAGGTAA
- a CDS encoding glycosyltransferase family 2 protein, which translates to MKYCIIVPHYKHEVLFEKFLPALASLNLPCIVVDDGSGEESVAKVEALLKPYPDFHLVRHQTNRGKGASVITGCYHASALGFSHVLQLDADGQHNIDDAQKLLDYSRSHPDSFISGQPYFDKTAPFARKYGRKITDFWVALETLSLQIKDGLCGFRVYPIKQIERVFDNYYLGPRMDFDPELLVKAVWAGIDLHFIPTKVIYHENTVSHFHYLKDNLMLIRLHVRLMFGMLIRLPKLVVTRVRALLGK; encoded by the coding sequence ATGAAATATTGCATTATTGTTCCTCATTACAAACACGAAGTGCTGTTTGAAAAGTTTCTGCCGGCGCTGGCATCACTGAATTTACCCTGCATTGTGGTAGATGATGGCAGTGGTGAAGAAAGCGTGGCGAAGGTGGAAGCACTACTTAAACCTTACCCGGATTTTCATCTTGTCAGACACCAGACGAACCGTGGTAAAGGGGCTTCGGTGATCACCGGCTGCTATCACGCCAGTGCCCTGGGCTTTAGCCACGTGTTGCAACTGGATGCCGATGGCCAGCACAACATCGATGACGCGCAAAAACTGCTGGATTACAGTCGCTCACACCCTGATTCCTTTATTTCCGGTCAGCCTTATTTTGATAAAACCGCGCCATTCGCCAGAAAATACGGCCGTAAAATTACCGATTTCTGGGTAGCGCTGGAAACACTGTCTTTGCAAATTAAAGACGGCCTGTGCGGCTTCAGGGTGTATCCCATCAAACAAATTGAGCGGGTTTTCGATAATTACTACCTTGGCCCACGCATGGATTTCGACCCGGAATTGCTGGTGAAAGCGGTATGGGCAGGCATCGATTTGCACTTCATTCCTACTAAGGTGATTTATCACGAAAACACCGTATCCCATTTTCATTATCTGAAAGATAACCTCATGCTGATCCGGCTGCATGTACGGTTGATGTTTGGCATGCTTATTCGCTTGCCAAAACTGGTAGTCACCCGCGTTCGTGCCTTGTTGGGTAAGTAA